The Pyrococcus kukulkanii genome contains a region encoding:
- the topA gene encoding DNA topoisomerase I: MILIIAEKPNVARKIAGALAEGRPVKKSLFGVPYYEFFRDGKKLIVAPAVGHLYGLAPKQDFFGYPIFDIEWVPVYIAEKGKEYAKDYIKLLSVLAKRVKGFVVACDYDTEGEVIGYTALKYACGVDPGIAKRMKFSALTKRDLVKAWHNLEPTINFGMANAGIARHVLDWYWGVNLSRALTHAIKRASGKWIVLSTGRVQGPTLKFLVEREREIQNFVPKPYWVIKLIFEKNGQKFIANYEKDKVWDENEARRIVLEAKKGPVRVAGIDVKRQKRNPPVPFDLGTLQREAYSAFGFSPKKTLDLAQNLYEKGFSSYPRTESQKLPKNLNFRYIIQSLAKMPQYRPYAHILLGMPELKPVEGKKEDPAHPAIYPTGEVPRPGDLTKDEEKLYDMIVRRFLALFMEPAVRESVKVTIRAGPHNFILSGGRTVKEGWLAVYGKYVKFEEVTLPTFLVGEKVRVLQIKREKKKTKPPARYSPAAVIKKMEDLGLGTKATRAQILETLYQRGYIEGKKSIKVTPLGMKVIETLEKYVPEIISVELTREFEKKMELIMQGKLTKEEVIEEAKQKLIKILEEFKKKELEIGLELAKIVIGEDKVEKPLVVGKCPKCGGDLIVKYNKKTGKRFIGCSNWPKCDVTYPILQRGEIIPTGRTCCNGAPVVIVKDGKEKRVICLDMNCKEW, from the coding sequence ATGATACTAATCATTGCCGAAAAGCCTAACGTCGCGAGGAAAATAGCCGGAGCTCTAGCCGAAGGAAGGCCCGTAAAGAAGAGCCTCTTTGGAGTCCCATATTATGAGTTCTTCAGGGACGGTAAAAAGCTAATCGTTGCCCCTGCCGTGGGGCACCTCTACGGTCTAGCTCCCAAGCAGGACTTCTTTGGCTACCCTATATTTGACATAGAGTGGGTTCCAGTATACATAGCCGAGAAGGGAAAAGAATACGCTAAGGACTACATTAAGCTTCTTTCCGTTCTTGCCAAGAGGGTCAAGGGATTCGTGGTTGCATGTGACTACGACACAGAGGGTGAGGTCATAGGATATACTGCATTAAAGTACGCCTGCGGTGTAGATCCTGGGATAGCCAAGAGAATGAAGTTCTCGGCATTAACTAAGAGAGACTTAGTGAAGGCATGGCATAATCTTGAGCCAACTATAAACTTTGGAATGGCAAATGCGGGAATCGCGAGGCACGTTCTTGACTGGTACTGGGGGGTGAACCTCTCTAGGGCACTAACCCATGCCATAAAGAGGGCTAGTGGAAAATGGATAGTCTTGAGCACTGGCAGGGTTCAGGGCCCCACCCTGAAGTTCCTCGTTGAAAGGGAAAGAGAAATTCAGAACTTTGTTCCAAAGCCCTACTGGGTTATAAAGCTTATTTTCGAAAAGAACGGACAGAAATTTATCGCCAATTATGAAAAGGATAAAGTCTGGGATGAAAACGAGGCTAGGAGGATAGTACTTGAGGCGAAGAAGGGACCAGTGAGGGTAGCAGGGATAGATGTAAAAAGGCAGAAGAGAAATCCACCAGTCCCCTTTGACCTTGGAACCCTGCAGAGAGAAGCTTATTCGGCCTTTGGCTTCAGCCCAAAGAAAACCTTAGATCTGGCCCAAAACCTATACGAGAAAGGATTCTCTTCTTACCCCAGGACTGAAAGTCAAAAGTTGCCAAAGAACCTAAACTTTAGGTACATAATTCAAAGCTTGGCAAAGATGCCCCAGTACAGGCCCTACGCTCACATCCTCCTAGGCATGCCCGAACTTAAGCCAGTGGAGGGCAAAAAGGAAGATCCAGCACATCCAGCAATATACCCAACTGGAGAAGTTCCCAGACCCGGCGACCTAACAAAGGATGAAGAAAAGCTTTACGACATGATAGTTAGGAGGTTCCTCGCATTATTCATGGAGCCGGCCGTGAGGGAGAGCGTAAAAGTTACTATTAGAGCTGGCCCTCACAACTTCATACTTTCTGGTGGCAGGACTGTCAAAGAAGGATGGCTTGCCGTTTATGGAAAGTACGTTAAGTTCGAGGAGGTAACCCTCCCAACGTTCCTAGTTGGAGAGAAGGTCAGAGTTCTACAGATAAAGAGGGAGAAAAAGAAGACTAAGCCCCCAGCAAGGTATTCACCTGCGGCGGTAATAAAGAAGATGGAGGACTTAGGTTTAGGAACAAAGGCAACGAGAGCTCAAATACTTGAAACCCTGTATCAGAGGGGCTACATAGAGGGGAAGAAGAGCATAAAGGTAACTCCCCTGGGGATGAAAGTAATTGAAACCCTAGAGAAGTACGTTCCCGAGATAATCAGCGTCGAGCTAACGAGGGAGTTCGAGAAGAAGATGGAACTTATAATGCAAGGAAAGCTTACAAAAGAGGAAGTTATTGAAGAGGCAAAACAGAAACTGATTAAGATACTCGAGGAGTTCAAAAAGAAGGAACTTGAAATCGGCCTTGAGTTAGCTAAGATAGTCATTGGAGAGGATAAGGTAGAAAAGCCCCTCGTCGTTGGGAAGTGCCCAAAGTGCGGGGGAGATCTAATCGTCAAGTACAACAAGAAGACTGGGAAGAGGTTCATTGGCTGCTCAAACTGGCCTAAGTGTGATGTTACCTATCCAATCCTTCAAAGAGGTGAGATAATCCCTACGGGAAGGACGTGCTGCAACGGTGCGCCTGTCGTCATAGTTAAGGATGGGAAGGAAAAGAGGGTTATCTGCCTCGATATGAACTGTAAGGAGTGGTAA
- a CDS encoding DUF460 domain-containing protein has product MDSVTELGEDLRKFLRALPEGTKLVQVTGRPGEQRSLWSLAKEHGIRITDKFDPYEEAKVAALLASKGVGYEVLAFEDEVLITVTRGRSQGKGGWSQDRYRRRVHSLVQAKVRQIEEALRRADIPFDLEIEERDYGVSRGEFKVYASREELAGLVKPMRGGDVEVRIKPVERKVLEFVPLKAETAIEERKSIIVGLDPGITVGIAAIDLDGKILAVYSEKNMALSEIVRFISEIGHPIIIATDVNPAPGLVEKIARSFKAQLFVPRESLKVEEKNELLRNLGISVEDDHQRDALAAAYKAYLRYKPKFEHIEARLREIGLWKKRNEIKALVLTGYSLGEAIMRVKLAERPKEELREEAKPEIDVTPYIEKIKALEKTIADLERENAELKAIIEEQRKIIERLERKLAEFDEEVRFRVLKEREIRARDERIAILEKKLKEEKEKVEILARKLAQTRKMHRLELSGKVYPMKVLENLTWKDLEELEEDVGIKRGDIIYVMNPAGAGRKIAEHLVKKKIKALISQKELPVSVYEVFKEERIPVLLEGEDIEVIRLEDFAVVKRDELEDVIKRKIKEWEEEEKREELESVLRVIEEYRIERVKELIRKAEEERQ; this is encoded by the coding sequence ATGGATAGTGTTACCGAGTTAGGGGAGGATTTGAGGAAGTTCCTTCGTGCACTCCCCGAGGGGACCAAATTAGTTCAAGTAACTGGAAGACCAGGGGAACAAAGATCACTGTGGAGTTTAGCTAAGGAGCACGGAATTAGGATTACGGATAAGTTCGATCCGTACGAGGAAGCAAAAGTTGCTGCTCTTCTTGCTTCTAAAGGAGTCGGTTATGAGGTTTTAGCTTTTGAAGACGAAGTCTTAATAACGGTAACTAGGGGAAGGAGTCAAGGAAAAGGAGGATGGAGCCAAGATAGGTACAGAAGGAGGGTGCATAGCTTAGTCCAAGCTAAGGTTAGACAGATCGAAGAAGCCCTCAGAAGGGCCGATATACCGTTCGACTTAGAAATAGAGGAAAGAGACTATGGTGTCTCAAGGGGTGAGTTTAAAGTTTACGCCAGTAGGGAGGAACTTGCAGGTCTCGTAAAGCCGATGAGAGGGGGAGACGTTGAAGTTAGGATAAAGCCAGTTGAGAGGAAAGTCTTGGAGTTCGTGCCTTTAAAAGCAGAAACTGCCATTGAAGAAAGAAAAAGCATAATCGTCGGTCTTGACCCTGGGATAACGGTGGGAATAGCTGCAATAGACCTCGACGGTAAAATACTAGCTGTATACAGTGAGAAAAATATGGCTCTAAGCGAGATAGTTCGATTCATAAGTGAAATAGGACATCCAATAATAATTGCCACCGACGTTAACCCCGCCCCAGGATTAGTGGAAAAGATCGCAAGATCGTTTAAAGCTCAACTTTTCGTTCCCAGGGAAAGCCTTAAGGTTGAAGAGAAGAATGAGCTCTTGAGAAACCTTGGAATTTCCGTTGAAGATGACCACCAGAGGGATGCCCTTGCTGCAGCCTATAAAGCCTATTTAAGGTACAAGCCAAAGTTTGAGCACATTGAAGCCAGACTAAGAGAAATTGGGCTTTGGAAAAAGAGAAATGAGATAAAAGCCCTTGTTCTTACTGGTTACAGCCTTGGAGAAGCTATAATGAGGGTTAAGCTCGCTGAAAGACCGAAAGAAGAATTGCGTGAGGAGGCTAAACCAGAAATCGATGTAACTCCTTACATTGAAAAGATAAAAGCCCTTGAAAAGACAATAGCTGATCTTGAGAGAGAAAATGCAGAACTAAAGGCCATAATTGAAGAACAGAGAAAAATCATTGAAAGATTGGAGAGAAAACTCGCCGAGTTCGATGAAGAAGTCAGGTTTAGGGTTCTCAAGGAAAGGGAGATAAGGGCCAGGGATGAAAGGATCGCAATTTTGGAGAAGAAGTTAAAAGAAGAGAAAGAGAAAGTTGAAATTTTAGCAAGGAAACTTGCTCAAACGAGGAAAATGCACAGGCTCGAACTCAGCGGAAAGGTATATCCCATGAAAGTCCTCGAGAATTTAACTTGGAAAGACTTGGAGGAGCTTGAAGAAGACGTCGGAATAAAGAGGGGTGATATAATATACGTTATGAACCCAGCCGGAGCGGGAAGGAAGATAGCAGAGCACCTTGTAAAGAAAAAGATAAAAGCCCTTATCTCTCAAAAAGAATTGCCTGTTTCAGTTTATGAAGTCTTCAAGGAAGAAAGAATTCCAGTCCTACTTGAAGGGGAGGACATTGAAGTTATAAGGCTTGAGGATTTCGCTGTCGTTAAGAGAGATGAGCTTGAAGATGTGATAAAAAGAAAAATCAAGGAATGGGAGGAAGAGGAGAAGAGAGAGGAGCTTGAGAGCGTCTTGAGAGTAATAGAGGAGTACAGGATAGAGAGGGTGAAGGAACTCATCAGGAAAGCTGAGGAGGAAAGGCAATGA
- the tfe gene encoding transcription factor E yields the protein MARRNKALLEIARDIGGEEAVEVIKALEKRGEATDEELAEITGIRVNTVRKILYALYDAKLADFKRIRDDETGWYYYYWHIETKRLPEIIRARKMQELEKLKKMLQEETNEVYYHCGTPGHPKLTFDEAFEYGFTCPICGEILHEYDNSAIIEELKKRIEELEIELGLRKSPKAKTRKSRKK from the coding sequence ATGGCCAGAAGAAACAAGGCTCTTCTTGAGATAGCAAGGGACATCGGAGGGGAAGAGGCCGTTGAAGTTATAAAGGCCCTCGAAAAGAGGGGAGAGGCTACGGATGAAGAGCTTGCTGAAATTACAGGGATTAGAGTTAATACAGTTAGGAAAATTCTTTATGCCCTTTACGATGCCAAATTGGCAGATTTTAAGAGGATAAGAGATGACGAAACAGGGTGGTACTATTATTACTGGCACATAGAAACTAAAAGATTGCCTGAAATCATTAGGGCTAGGAAAATGCAGGAACTTGAAAAATTAAAGAAAATGCTGCAAGAGGAGACTAATGAAGTGTACTACCATTGTGGCACTCCAGGGCACCCAAAGTTAACGTTTGACGAGGCTTTTGAGTATGGGTTTACCTGTCCGATATGTGGGGAAATACTCCATGAATATGATAATTCAGCAATAATAGAGGAGCTTAAAAAGAGGATAGAAGAACTAGAAATTGAGCTAGGTCTCAGGAAATCTCCAAAGGCTAAAACTAGAAAAAGCAGGAAAAAGTGA
- a CDS encoding DUF2110 family protein, with amino-acid sequence MEVIIPQKIYGDRSGFNKLNKKLKSLIGDLDVSWKISITTRQWAKITLEGEDKEISANLIREEWGEIPYSLSNVNEGDIFFGRLIDLGEVGYGVYVDIGVLKPRPKDALIPLYWLKRTFGEKPVRQMIREFGWVDYLPVEIRIERVERLAQEIEAYLTEKWIKKIRGWTSDKYDKLFIVGTISENVERALVETGHSRDVRRIEELGLMETMLILKKGTHAPGIIKEIGPYIKPAKIGAIKFPRDEAET; translated from the coding sequence ATGGAAGTTATAATTCCCCAGAAGATATATGGGGATAGGAGTGGGTTTAATAAGTTGAATAAAAAGCTAAAATCACTAATTGGTGATCTTGATGTTAGTTGGAAAATCTCCATAACTACAAGGCAGTGGGCTAAGATAACCCTTGAAGGAGAGGATAAAGAAATTTCGGCGAACCTTATTAGGGAGGAATGGGGTGAAATTCCATATTCGTTATCAAATGTAAATGAAGGAGATATCTTTTTTGGCCGGTTAATAGACCTTGGTGAAGTTGGGTATGGTGTCTATGTTGATATAGGAGTTTTAAAACCGAGACCCAAAGATGCCCTGATTCCTTTGTATTGGCTTAAACGAACATTCGGGGAAAAGCCCGTAAGACAGATGATCAGGGAGTTTGGGTGGGTAGACTACCTTCCAGTAGAAATTAGGATAGAGAGAGTTGAAAGGCTCGCTCAAGAGATTGAGGCTTATCTCACGGAGAAGTGGATCAAAAAGATAAGAGGATGGACTAGTGATAAGTACGACAAGCTATTCATCGTTGGGACGATTAGTGAGAACGTGGAGAGAGCGTTGGTAGAAACAGGTCATAGCAGAGATGTTAGGAGGATTGAAGAACTTGGACTTATGGAAACCATGCTAATTTTAAAAAAGGGAACTCACGCCCCAGGTATCATAAAGGAAATAGGACCATATATAAAACCAGCCAAGATAGGAGCTATAAAGTTTCCTCGGGATGAGGCAGAGACATGA